The DNA segment CAGACGAAATTCAAGCGGCAGGGCTGGATACGGCCAAATTATCTGAAGAGGCGCAGAAACTGCATGAAACATTTACGAAAACGTCGCAACAGCAGGCATTAATCGAGCAGTACAAGGCTTTGGAAAAAGAGCTGGAAGAAACGGGCCGTGCCATGAAGGCCGCCGATACCCTGCTTGACGGGCTGCACGAGAGCATGAAAGACGGGGCAACCGACGAACAAAAAGAGGCGGTGGCAAAGCTGCGTTCGGAAATGGAAAAGCTCGCAAAAAAAGAAACCGAGCTTGCTGAAAAAGTGCGCGACTCCCGCAATGCCATGACTGCGGCGGGCGTGTCGGTTAAAAAACTTGCGGCCGACGAACAGCGGCTGGCAACGGAAGCATCGGCAGCAGCCGTCAAAATGGACAAGCTGGCCGCCGAGGCACAGGAGCTCAAAGCTATTGCCGATGCCCGTATCCAATTGGGGCTTGATACAGACGATAAAGCGCGGCAGGAGATAGAGAAAACCAAGCAGGCTTACGAAACCCTAAAAAACAGCGGCACATTGAGCCATGCTGAACTGGCGCGCGCGGCGGAACTGCAACGCGACAAGGTATATAAAATCGAACGCAGCTTGAGCGACCTGCGCCCGACGTTGGCGGATGTCGCAGACGAGTTGCAGGGCGTAGTTACCAAGGCCGGCGGCTTGGCTTATGTGGGGCGAGAAGCGGTCAAGTTTGAATCTGCAATGGCGGGCGTAAAAAAAGTGGTAGATGGTACGCCCGAGCAAATAGCGGAATTGTCGGGCGAAATCAAACGCATGGCGGGCGAGTTGGGCGTCGTGCCCGAGCAGTTGGCGGAAATTGCCGCACAGGGCGGCCAGTTGGGCGTTGCTTTAGACAGATTGCCCGAGTTTACCGAAATGGCGGCGAAAATGTCGGTGGCGTTCGGTATATCCGCTCAAGAGGCGGGCGATGCGGCGGCTACCATTGCCAACGTATTCCAATTGCCGATTGAAGAAGTGGAGCGGCTGGGCGATGCGGTCAACACTTTGGGGAACAATACCGCCGCCCGCGAGAAAGACATTATTGCAGCTATGACCCGCATCGGCGGTACGGCCAAGCAGTTTGGTTTGGCAGCTGAAGAAGCGGCTGCTTTGTCCGGTGCGTTTATTGCTTTAGGTAAGCCGCCCGAGGTGGCGGCAACAGCCATCAATGCGTTGCTGCAAAAATTGCAGACTGCACAATCGCAGGGCAAGGATTTTCAGACGGCTTTAAGTCAAATAGGCTTGTCGGCGGATGATATGGCGGCAAATATTGCGGCCAACCCGCAAAAAGCCCTAAGCGAGTTTTTGGGTAAACTGCAACAGCTCGACAAACAGAGCCGTGCCTTGGTGCTTTCCGACTTGTTCGGCGCGGAATACAGCGACGATATCGCGCTGTTGGTCGGCTCGCTCGGGGAGTACGAAAAAGCTTTGGGTTTGGTGTCCGACAAGGCGCAAACTTTAGGTGCGATGCAAAACGAATTTGCGGCGGCAATGGATACGGCGGAAGGCCGTCTGAATCAGGCTAAAGCATCTTTTCAGGCGGCGGCCGCTACTATTGGCGAGGCCCTGTTGCCCGCCATTTCTGCCGTTGCTTCGGGAGCCGCGCGTGTGGCTGACACGGTGGGTTCTGTGGCTGAGCAGTTCCCGGTTTTGACCCAGCTTGCGGTTATGTATGCAGGTTTGCGCGTGGGTATGCAAGCGTTGGGAACTGTTGCCCGTTTAACCGGCGCGACATCGGTTAGAAGTATGCTGCAAGCCGAAGTTGGTACCAAGAAATTTTCAACGCAACTGTTGGCGGCAAAAGCCGCCGCTGCGGCATTAAATACCGAATTGGGTAAAACCGCCGCCCGTGATCTTGATATTTTAAAAAATGCGGCGGGAGGATTGAAAGACAAGCTGGCGCAGGCAGCACATGCGGCGGCGGGGATAGGTATTGCATTAAGCACGGGTACGAGTGTCGGCGAATGGGCTTATCAGAGCTTTACGCCGGTGCGCGCGCTCGGCGATGAATTGGGGCGGGCTTTGGCTTATGTGGATGCCATTTTTACCGACCGCACGTTTGATGACGTATCCAAGCATTTTAAAACGTCTGCCCAAGCTGCCCGCGAGTTAGCCGAAGCAGAGAAGGCAGCTGCCAAAGCTAAGGCGGAGCGGGCGGAAGCCGATGCCAAAGCGGCCGCGGCAGAATCTGCCCGCATCACGGCGATGCAACAACAATACCGCAGTTTAAAAACCGAACATGACGCGGTAGCCGCGTCCATGAAGGTGTTGCAATCGGAAGGTTTGGGGAACGGCGAAATTTACGTCCAACTTGCTACGCAGGCAGATGGTTTGCGGGCGGAAATGGAAAAGTTAAACGCCGAGTTAAACAAAGCTGGCGCGGACTTTAAATTTGACACCGGCGCGATTGCCGAAGCAAAAAACGCGCTTAAAGACTTGGGATTGACCGCAGAGCAGGTGTCTAGCGGAATCAGCGAAGAAGCTGCGAAAGGTTTGGCGGCTTTCGACAAGGCAGCAGTACAGTTCGGGCATGACAGCGAGCAGATGGCGCGGATTTTTCAGGCTGCATTATCGAAAATGGACAGCCCCGAAGCCGTTGAAGCCCTGAGAAAACGCTTGGAAGACGTGGGCAAGCAGGCCGGATTGACTGCCGAAGAGATTGCCAAAATCGGCGAGAAAGCCCCCGATGTTGCCGCTAAAGTGTCTGAAGCCTTTGCCAAAATAGGCGTGGATGCCGAAGCCGCCACAACAGGAATCAGCAGTAAAGCCAAAGAAGCGTTTGCCGACTGGCAGGCGGCATCGGCGGCGGCCAAGGACGCAGGCATTGAAGACGCCCGTTTAATCCGCAACGGTTTTGAGCAGATGATGGGCAAACTGCAAAGCCGTGCCGAGTTTGAGGCGTTCCGCGCACAGTTGCAAAAGAGCGGTGATGCTGCGGCGCTGACAAAAGAGCAAATCCAGCGGCTGAACGATGCGGCTAAAGAAGGTGCGGCAGGAGCCAAAACGGCTTATGACGCGATGGCTCAATCCATCAAAACGGCTGCCGCTGCCGCCGATTTAAGCCGCGTAGCGGCAGAGGCTAAGGCCGCATTTGAGGCGGGTACGATTACCGCCGCCCAATATGATCAGGTATTGGTGCAGGTTAAACAGCGCACCGCCGAGCTGGAGGCGCAGTCGGCCAAGGCGGGCGATACGGCGGCTAATGCCCATAACAAAGCGGCCGCAGCTGCCGATAATCATGCACGGGCGGCGCAAGGTGCGGGGAAATCCAACAAAGAGCTTGTCGACGGCATGGGTAAAGTAGCCGGCGCATCTGAATCGGCAACCCGAAAAGTCAACGCCCTGCATCAAGGTATCAGCAGCACCTACGGTGTGGTCAAACTCACGCGCGAAGAGTTTGTGCGCTATAACAATCTGCTGCACGGCCTGACCGAGCAAGGCACGCACTTCTTGCGCAAAGGCTGGCGTGCTTATGCCGACCAATTTTTAAACAGCATCAAAGAAGCCAACCGCGCACAGGAAGAATTAAACGCCGCTATTTCAGACGGCACGGTTAATATGGGCCATCTTATCCGTGCGACCAACGCGGCGGGGGCGGCTGCGGGCAAGCTGGATAAGGCCGGCCTTGCCAACCTGCAAAACTCCATTGAAGCAGCACGTCAAAAGCTGGTGCAGCTGAAAGACGAAGCCACGGATGCCCGTTTGTCGATTGAAGCGGAATTGGCTGCCATCAACGGCGACGAAGAAGCGGGTTATGCCTTGCAGCAGCAGCGCAAATTGGCGGAATTGAGAGCCAAGCAGCAGGCAGCGGACAAAAACGGCCAAAGCGATGTGGCGGGTGAATGGGCGCGGGCGTTGCAGGCGCAGGAAACCCTATATGCCCGTCAAAAAGAGCAGCGACAGCGGGAAAAGGCCGAGGAAGAGCAAAGGCAGCGCGAAGCGGCGGCAATTAACAAGGATGGCGGCAGCCGCTTGAATCTCGGAGATTTGGATAATCTCAAACTTGACGGGCTTGGTGATGCTGCAAGTAGTGTGATTAAACAACTTGAATCAGCCCTAAATGCCCGAGATGCCAAAGTCGTTGAAAAAGCCGGGCAGGAATTGTTAAATCAACTGCAAGCCGGACTCCAGCGTATGAGTTAGGCCGTCTGAAAAAATCCCGATAATCCGACCAAGTGAAGCCCTTATCCCCCGCCCCGTGCGGGGCTTTTTTTATTATATCTTGGAGGAGTTTATAAAATGGCAAACGATTATTGGCAACTAAAGCGCAAGGATACCGGCGCGATTATCCGGCTGCCGCAGGATATGCGTTGGATGGATGAATTTGAGTGGTCGAAAGTGGCGCAGGCCGCGCCGCAGCGTACCCTGTCGGGCGGCTTGGTGATACAGCAGGGCGTTAAGCTCAACGGCAGGCCGGTTACGTTGGGCGGCGATTGGGTGTGGCTCAAGCGCGGCGATCTGCATACCTTAAGAGAATGGAGCGACACGCCCGCGCTGGAAATGGAGCTGACCCATTACGACGGGCGCACCTTCGACGTGGCATTTAGGTTGCACGATGCGGCAATGAACCGCATTGAGCCGGTTCAATACGCCACCCCCGAAACAGACGGCGACAAATACACTGCCGCCATTTTGTTAATGACGATTTAATCAGGTTTTAAAACATGACAAAAACCACGCGATTAACCCAGCAGGATTTGCAGATTTACCCCAGCCAACGCTTGACCGACACGCCCGACGGCGGCGGATTGATGGTCGGAACGCCGTTAACGGGCGAGGATAACGAGATTTTTCCGCCGGTATCCGACGTTGACCGCACGATGGGCAGTTTTGATGCGCGCCTGTTGTATCCGGGTGTGTTGCGGGCGGATGCGGAGCCGCTTTACGGGGCGCACTTTATCATTTCCGAGCCGCCGCAGGCAGATAATGTGTCGTTTTTGGCGTTTAAAGCCCGCAACTACGGCGAAAGCCGCGCCGAAATTATGCCCCGCATCGAAGCATACAGCGTACCCACCGTGGAAAGCCGCATGACCCTGCTTGGTCGACACATGGCCGGCATCCGCATGATTCAGGCGTACCAGCGAGAAGAAGCTCCGCTGCCGAAAGTGGGCGAACGCTACTGCTTGGAAATGCGCGAAACATCGGGCAATAAAAACATCATCCGCTATCAGTATTTTCGTATCGCCGATTTGGAACACGAGGTGCGCACATTTGAAATCCCGCTGCCGGGCGGTGGGGTAAAGGAAATCCAGCGGCGCGTGCTGAAAATGGAGATTTACAACCCTTTATCAGACGACTACAACGGCACCGCCTACCCCGTCGAAGGCTATGCGGGCAACGGCACGGCCATTCTGGAAACGCAGGTTGCCGATTCGGCGACCTACTACGGGGTGCGCCCGTTGGCCGAAGCCCTGAATAAAGGCTCGCTGGAACTGCGGGTGGACAGCATTTATGAAAAGCTGGTGCCGACATCCACGGTAGAAACCCCTTATGCCGACCAGTATCCTGTGGCGGCCGAAGCGTGGGTTCCTGCGGGGGCGGAGCGTGTCATGTTTAAGTCGGAGGGCGCGGTATCCGGCAATATTTGGCTTGAGCATCCCGTTATTCCGGGTACGGTCAAAATACAGGGCTGGCAAGACGATGCTCAAGGCCGTCTGAAAAAAGGCGGCAATATTGTCAACATCGACTACAAGCGCGGCCTGATTGCCGATATGCCGCCGAGTTTTGCTTTAACCGTAACCGCCGTTCCGGGGGCGGTGCAAACTGCTGCCCGAAACTCAACCTATATCGAAATCAAAGACACCAACCAAGGTACGCAATGGGCACCGCTGTTGCAGCCTGCGCCGTTGCGGGGCAGCCTGACCGTATCGTTTATGAGCTTGGGTGTGTGGTACACCCTGCGCGATATGGGCGACGGCATTTTGCGCGACGGCGAAAACAACCCTTGCGGCACGGTAGAGCCGACTGGGTCGGCGGTGGTGTCGTTGCCGACCCTGCCCGATGTCGGTACCAACCTTGTTTTTGCATGGTCGCCTGAATCCGATTACAAAACATTTAAAGCCGATAAAGCGGGCACGGACTCCGTTGCTAAAAGCGTGGAAGGTTGGGCGGTATATCCCAAACAGGCGGCGGGCCGAATCAAGCCCGGTACCTTGAGTATGACGTGGAATGACGGAGAAGAAAAAACCGCTACCGATAACAGCGGCGGCAAGCTTACCGGCCACGCCGAAGGCGATGTGTTTTACGATGCCGGCCGTGTGTGGGTATCGTCGGGTATTAATGCGTCCACCGTGCGTATCAACTGGCAGGAGTACACCGATTTGCCGGTTAAAACCGAGGTACGCGACAGCATGCAGGATACGTTGCGCATTTCAGTTGGAAAAACCGCACCGGGATCGCTGAACATGTTTGTGCGGATGTTGGTATCTGTTGCCGGCACGCAGCGCACCCGTATCAAAATCGGCGAGGGCGGCTTGTTCGGGCGTTACGAATATGACAAAACAGACCATCAATACGATAACCAATCGTTCACGGCTGAAATAAGCGATAGCGGCCAAGGCAGCCTGATGATGAACGGCAAAGTGCTGGCGGGAACCAGTATCAATTATGCTGACGGCTCTATTGTGCTGCCTGCATCTGCCTTTAAAAT comes from the Neisseria dumasiana genome and includes:
- a CDS encoding phage tail tape measure protein; translation: MASAELQAGIRITAGVDGAEQIKTLADEIQAAGLDTAKLSEEAQKLHETFTKTSQQQALIEQYKALEKELEETGRAMKAADTLLDGLHESMKDGATDEQKEAVAKLRSEMEKLAKKETELAEKVRDSRNAMTAAGVSVKKLAADEQRLATEASAAAVKMDKLAAEAQELKAIADARIQLGLDTDDKARQEIEKTKQAYETLKNSGTLSHAELARAAELQRDKVYKIERSLSDLRPTLADVADELQGVVTKAGGLAYVGREAVKFESAMAGVKKVVDGTPEQIAELSGEIKRMAGELGVVPEQLAEIAAQGGQLGVALDRLPEFTEMAAKMSVAFGISAQEAGDAAATIANVFQLPIEEVERLGDAVNTLGNNTAAREKDIIAAMTRIGGTAKQFGLAAEEAAALSGAFIALGKPPEVAATAINALLQKLQTAQSQGKDFQTALSQIGLSADDMAANIAANPQKALSEFLGKLQQLDKQSRALVLSDLFGAEYSDDIALLVGSLGEYEKALGLVSDKAQTLGAMQNEFAAAMDTAEGRLNQAKASFQAAAATIGEALLPAISAVASGAARVADTVGSVAEQFPVLTQLAVMYAGLRVGMQALGTVARLTGATSVRSMLQAEVGTKKFSTQLLAAKAAAAALNTELGKTAARDLDILKNAAGGLKDKLAQAAHAAAGIGIALSTGTSVGEWAYQSFTPVRALGDELGRALAYVDAIFTDRTFDDVSKHFKTSAQAARELAEAEKAAAKAKAERAEADAKAAAAESARITAMQQQYRSLKTEHDAVAASMKVLQSEGLGNGEIYVQLATQADGLRAEMEKLNAELNKAGADFKFDTGAIAEAKNALKDLGLTAEQVSSGISEEAAKGLAAFDKAAVQFGHDSEQMARIFQAALSKMDSPEAVEALRKRLEDVGKQAGLTAEEIAKIGEKAPDVAAKVSEAFAKIGVDAEAATTGISSKAKEAFADWQAASAAAKDAGIEDARLIRNGFEQMMGKLQSRAEFEAFRAQLQKSGDAAALTKEQIQRLNDAAKEGAAGAKTAYDAMAQSIKTAAAAADLSRVAAEAKAAFEAGTITAAQYDQVLVQVKQRTAELEAQSAKAGDTAANAHNKAAAAADNHARAAQGAGKSNKELVDGMGKVAGASESATRKVNALHQGISSTYGVVKLTREEFVRYNNLLHGLTEQGTHFLRKGWRAYADQFLNSIKEANRAQEELNAAISDGTVNMGHLIRATNAAGAAAGKLDKAGLANLQNSIEAARQKLVQLKDEATDARLSIEAELAAINGDEEAGYALQQQRKLAELRAKQQAADKNGQSDVAGEWARALQAQETLYARQKEQRQREKAEEEQRQREAAAINKDGGSRLNLGDLDNLKLDGLGDAASSVIKQLESALNARDAKVVEKAGQELLNQLQAGLQRMS